From Pontibacter actiniarum, a single genomic window includes:
- a CDS encoding LiaF transmembrane domain-containing protein has translation MENGNRHPNYGDNWQNPRHSTGGKVMAGLLLIAVGVLILASKLNIFFLPYWVFSWQMFLIVLGLFIGFRHNFRKSGWLVLVLIGTVFLINDLVAGFNLRIYFWPILLIGIGLWVMLKPRSRYPRHFRRVGNAGPAEPGPAADSYGNSENEPGTGTFHDNTYSSEDIVDATAILGGIKKNIISKSFKGGEVVSVFGGTELNLSQADMQQPAVLEATQIFGGTTLIIPPHWQIKSEMVAILGGIDDKRPVMPGGYDPNKVLVLKGTTLFGGLNIKSY, from the coding sequence ATGGAAAACGGAAACCGACACCCCAACTACGGCGATAACTGGCAGAACCCGCGCCACAGCACCGGCGGCAAAGTAATGGCAGGCTTACTGCTCATAGCCGTTGGCGTACTCATACTTGCCTCCAAGCTCAACATCTTCTTTCTTCCCTACTGGGTCTTCTCCTGGCAGATGTTCCTGATCGTGCTGGGGCTGTTTATTGGCTTTCGCCACAACTTCCGCAAGTCCGGCTGGCTCGTGCTCGTGCTGATCGGCACCGTGTTTTTGATAAACGACCTGGTGGCCGGCTTTAACCTCCGCATCTATTTCTGGCCCATCCTGCTGATCGGCATTGGGCTCTGGGTAATGCTGAAGCCGCGGAGCCGCTACCCCAGGCACTTTCGCCGGGTCGGGAACGCTGGCCCCGCCGAGCCCGGGCCAGCGGCGGACAGCTACGGAAACAGCGAAAACGAGCCCGGAACAGGCACCTTCCACGACAACACCTATTCCTCTGAAGATATAGTAGACGCAACCGCTATCCTGGGAGGGATCAAGAAAAACATTATCTCCAAAAGTTTTAAGGGAGGTGAGGTCGTAAGCGTGTTCGGCGGCACCGAGCTTAACCTGAGCCAGGCCGATATGCAGCAGCCGGCCGTGCTGGAGGCAACCCAGATCTTTGGCGGCACCACCCTTATTATCCCGCCGCACTGGCAGATAAAGTCTGAGATGGTGGCCATACTAGGCGGCATCGATGATAAGCGGCCGGTGATGCCCGGCGGCTACGATCCGAACAAGGTACTGGTCCTCAAAGGCACAACCCTCTTTGGCGGGCTGAACATCAAGAGCTACTAA
- a CDS encoding sensor histidine kinase, protein MSQVRVIMIYLAWALLWAVVQTALLWSVGFSARVAVSDALLTNLLLTVGGYAMGTGLRYYQPNIREAAHLVGWSLGLAVLSTMVFYWVTTRAFRGDVVYLDFVDATLAVRFLFTWLMVLLLLLLSWFWFYTLERQQDEQRRAAAEKLAREAELHTLRQQLQPHFLFNSLNSISALVGAKPEQARKMIQQLSDFLRGTLRKDNQQQVSLTDELQHLELYLEIEKVRFGHRLQTAIEVQNETMNMHLPALLLQPVVENAIKFGLYDTIGDTVISIKATAQDHHLLLQVQNPYDPATARPQQGTGFGLSSVQRRLYLLYARQDLLQTRQEENQFITTIQIPQKNDEVPDHRR, encoded by the coding sequence ATGTCGCAGGTCCGAGTGATAATGATTTACCTGGCGTGGGCGCTGCTGTGGGCGGTGGTGCAAACCGCACTGCTGTGGTCGGTAGGCTTTAGTGCGCGGGTGGCCGTGAGCGACGCCCTGCTCACCAACCTGCTGCTGACGGTCGGGGGCTACGCCATGGGCACGGGCCTGCGCTACTACCAGCCAAACATACGCGAGGCGGCGCACCTGGTGGGCTGGAGCCTGGGGCTGGCGGTACTCAGCACCATGGTGTTCTACTGGGTTACCACAAGGGCCTTCCGGGGCGATGTGGTGTACCTCGATTTTGTGGACGCCACCCTGGCCGTGCGCTTCCTGTTTACCTGGCTGATGGTGCTGCTGCTACTGCTGCTAAGCTGGTTCTGGTTTTATACCTTGGAGCGCCAGCAGGACGAGCAGCGCCGTGCCGCCGCCGAAAAGCTGGCCCGCGAAGCCGAGCTGCACACCCTGCGCCAGCAGCTGCAACCGCACTTTCTGTTTAACAGCCTCAACTCCATCAGCGCGCTGGTGGGGGCAAAGCCGGAGCAGGCCCGCAAAATGATACAGCAGCTCTCCGACTTCCTGCGCGGCACCCTGCGCAAAGACAACCAGCAGCAAGTAAGTCTGACGGATGAGCTGCAGCACCTGGAGCTGTACCTGGAGATAGAGAAGGTGCGCTTCGGGCACCGCCTGCAAACTGCCATTGAAGTACAAAATGAAACAATGAACATGCACCTGCCGGCCCTGCTGCTGCAACCGGTGGTGGAGAACGCCATCAAGTTTGGCCTCTACGACACCATCGGCGATACCGTAATAAGTATAAAAGCCACCGCACAGGACCACCACCTGCTGCTGCAGGTGCAAAACCCTTACGACCCCGCCACCGCACGGCCGCAGCAGGGCACCGGCTTCGGCCTGAGCTCAGTGCAGCGCCGCCTTTACCTGCTCTACGCCCGGCAGGACCTGCTGCAAACCCGGCAGGAGGAGAACCAGTTTATCACCACCATTCAAATCCCGCAGAAAAATGATGAAGTGCCTGATCATAGACGATGA
- a CDS encoding LytR/AlgR family response regulator transcription factor, whose translation MMKCLIIDDEPLARSIVAEYLQKHPGLEVVQECGDGFEGVKAIMQHQPDLVFLDIQMPKINGFEMLELVEQAPGVIFTTAFDEYALKAFETNAVDYLLKPFSQERFDAAVKKWLEKQSINATENKAASLGNVPAKQPEEQLRIVVKAANDIRIIPVKDVLYLEAYDDYVKVHTTEGLFLKKKTMGYYERVLDPKQFVRVHRSYIIPLSQLTRIEPLEKDSHVALLKNGVRVPLSRSGYTKLRAVLGI comes from the coding sequence ATGATGAAGTGCCTGATCATAGACGATGAGCCCCTGGCCCGCAGCATTGTTGCCGAATACCTCCAAAAGCACCCCGGCCTGGAGGTAGTGCAGGAGTGCGGCGACGGCTTCGAAGGCGTAAAAGCCATTATGCAGCACCAGCCCGACCTGGTCTTCCTCGACATCCAGATGCCTAAGATCAACGGCTTTGAGATGCTGGAGCTGGTAGAGCAGGCGCCGGGGGTTATCTTCACCACCGCCTTCGACGAGTATGCCCTCAAGGCCTTTGAGACCAACGCAGTGGACTACCTGCTCAAGCCCTTTAGTCAGGAGCGCTTTGACGCCGCTGTGAAAAAATGGCTGGAGAAGCAAAGTATAAACGCCACGGAGAACAAGGCGGCCAGCTTGGGCAACGTTCCTGCAAAGCAGCCGGAAGAGCAGCTGCGCATAGTGGTGAAGGCGGCCAACGATATCCGCATTATCCCGGTGAAGGACGTCTTGTACCTGGAGGCCTACGACGACTACGTGAAAGTGCATACCACGGAAGGCCTCTTCCTGAAGAAGAAAACCATGGGCTACTACGAGCGCGTGCTGGACCCGAAGCAGTTTGTGCGCGTGCACCGCTCCTACATCATCCCCCTCTCCCAACTCACCCGCATAGAACCTCTGGAAAAAGACAGCCATGTGGCGCTGCTGAAGAACGGGGTACGCGTGCCCCTGAGCCGGAGCGGCTATACGAAACTGCGCGCTGTACTGGGCATCTGA
- a CDS encoding TetR/AcrR family transcriptional regulator encodes METAERTDLKEKIKRAAFSMFCQRGIKSVSMDDIAQHLAMSKKTLYKWFKNKDEVVYEATADYLCCVQHDCEGYIEQAQNAIDELFQVMALTKQVFSQTHPSIFHDLQKYHHDSWQLWLQHKNSFMLQKVKANIIRGMREGLYRKDLNVDIMARMRLAILELPFNAEVFPPHEYEIKQVQLAVLEHYMLGMATLKGHKLINEYKQITEEE; translated from the coding sequence ATGGAAACAGCAGAAAGAACAGATCTCAAAGAAAAGATTAAGCGGGCGGCATTCAGCATGTTCTGCCAGCGCGGCATCAAAAGCGTGTCGATGGACGACATTGCCCAGCACCTGGCGATGTCTAAAAAGACCCTCTACAAGTGGTTTAAGAACAAGGATGAGGTGGTGTACGAGGCCACGGCCGACTACCTGTGCTGTGTGCAGCACGATTGTGAGGGCTACATTGAGCAGGCGCAGAATGCCATTGATGAGCTTTTCCAGGTTATGGCCCTCACGAAGCAGGTATTCTCACAGACTCACCCGTCCATTTTCCACGACCTGCAGAAATACCACCACGACAGCTGGCAACTGTGGCTGCAGCATAAAAACAGCTTTATGCTGCAGAAGGTGAAGGCCAACATCATCAGGGGCATGCGGGAAGGGCTTTACCGGAAAGACCTGAACGTGGACATCATGGCCCGCATGCGCCTGGCTATCCTGGAGCTGCCGTTCAATGCAGAGGTGTTCCCGCCGCACGAGTACGAGATCAAACAAGTGCAGCTGGCGGTGCTGGAGCACTACATGCTGGGCATGGCAACCCTGAAAGGCCATAAGCTGATCAATGAGTACAAGCAGATCACCGAAGAAGAATAA
- a CDS encoding TolC family protein, with the protein MRKQISLLIAVLALLGKSYAQEPMPLGLQESIKYALQHRASLQATRNEERIAKARVGEIRATGLPQINGTVDAGNNFVQQQSFIPAIIADENADPNAFIPVTFTPAYTSNATVTGSQLLFDGSYLIGLKAAKTYTDLSRKNTAQSEIEVAEQVSKAYYGVLVNGERMELLNQNLVRLDTLLKQTQVMFENGVAEKLDVDRLRVQLNNLKVELQKTQRLMELSENLLKFQMGLPQAQPVLLTDELAEVDIDMGRLYPQSFEYSNRIEYSILETQRDLAELDLRNRKSGYLPKLLLNARYGYLAAGNAFSNISNLSNYLEFGYVGAQLQVPIFDGLRKHYQIQQTKIALDNTKLGFETLRQSIDLELEQASTELTNALDVLEAQQESLELANEIARVAKIKFQEGVGTNLEVVSAETDLREAQTNYYAAIYDALIAKVNLEKATGTLLTK; encoded by the coding sequence ATGAGAAAACAGATCAGCCTGCTAATAGCCGTACTTGCGCTGTTGGGCAAGAGCTATGCCCAGGAGCCAATGCCGCTGGGCCTGCAGGAAAGTATAAAGTACGCCCTGCAGCACCGCGCCAGCCTGCAGGCCACGCGCAACGAGGAGAGAATCGCCAAGGCGCGTGTGGGAGAGATACGCGCCACCGGCCTGCCGCAAATAAATGGGACCGTGGACGCGGGGAACAACTTTGTGCAGCAGCAGAGCTTTATCCCGGCCATCATTGCTGATGAGAACGCGGATCCAAACGCCTTCATACCGGTAACCTTCACGCCGGCCTACACCAGTAACGCCACTGTCACCGGAAGCCAGCTGCTCTTCGACGGCTCTTACCTGATCGGGCTGAAGGCGGCCAAAACCTACACCGACCTTTCCCGCAAGAACACCGCGCAAAGCGAGATAGAGGTGGCCGAGCAGGTCAGCAAAGCCTACTACGGTGTGCTGGTGAACGGGGAGCGGATGGAGCTGCTGAACCAGAACCTGGTGCGCCTCGACACGCTGCTGAAACAAACGCAGGTGATGTTCGAGAACGGCGTGGCCGAGAAACTGGATGTGGACCGCCTGCGCGTGCAGCTGAACAACCTGAAGGTGGAGTTGCAGAAAACGCAGCGCCTGATGGAGCTGAGCGAGAACCTGCTCAAGTTCCAGATGGGCCTGCCCCAGGCGCAGCCGGTGCTGCTCACAGACGAGCTGGCGGAAGTGGACATTGACATGGGCCGGCTTTACCCGCAGAGCTTTGAGTACAGCAACCGCATTGAGTATTCCATTCTGGAGACGCAGCGCGACCTGGCCGAGCTGGACCTGCGCAACCGAAAGTCGGGCTACCTGCCCAAGCTGCTGCTCAACGCCCGCTACGGTTACCTTGCCGCCGGCAACGCCTTTAGCAATATTTCGAACCTGAGCAATTACCTGGAGTTCGGCTATGTGGGCGCGCAGCTGCAGGTGCCGATCTTCGACGGCCTGCGCAAGCACTACCAGATACAGCAGACCAAAATAGCGCTGGACAACACGAAGCTCGGCTTTGAGACGCTCCGCCAAAGTATAGACCTGGAGCTGGAGCAGGCCTCCACAGAGCTGACCAACGCCCTGGATGTGCTGGAGGCGCAGCAGGAAAGCCTGGAGTTGGCAAACGAGATTGCCCGGGTCGCCAAAATCAAGTTTCAGGAAGGCGTAGGCACGAACCTGGAGGTGGTGAGTGCCGAAACAGACCTGCGCGAGGCCCAAACCAACTATTACGCCGCCATATACGATGCCCTGATAGCCAAGGTAAACCTGGAGAAAGCCACCGGAACCCTACTGACAAAATAA
- a CDS encoding efflux RND transporter periplasmic adaptor subunit, with translation MKRIIGTSSMAVLLGLAACNGDSTKEEQLKELKAQEAALQEQIAELEAELKAGGKTVATQKKTVPVSVASLEQGTFRHYLEVQGKVEFNEDVLVSPKVPGVLTSMRVERGDRVSKGQTMATIDAQVLEQNIAEVRTRLDLARIAYEKQQNLWDQKIGTEMQYLTAKNNKEALERSLAGLQRQRDQYNIKAPISGVVDEVVPNAGEAVAPGMGVIRVVNLQGGKIVAEVSEAYQAKINKGDQAVVFFPDLNKEIETTVDVVSNSIDPTSRTFTVELRPKDSREITLRPNMVAVVRIQDYKNEGTIVLPVNLVQKDEKTEYVYVARKVGNQYVATRKEVETGVSYGGNVEVLSGLSASDKVITAGYQSVNEGQPVVFAETSLTQQ, from the coding sequence ATGAAGCGCATTATAGGAACCTCATCCATGGCCGTGCTACTGGGCCTGGCAGCTTGCAACGGCGACAGCACCAAGGAAGAGCAGCTAAAGGAGTTAAAAGCACAGGAGGCGGCCCTGCAGGAGCAGATCGCGGAGCTGGAGGCAGAACTGAAGGCCGGAGGCAAAACCGTGGCCACACAGAAAAAGACGGTGCCGGTGTCGGTGGCGTCGCTGGAACAGGGCACCTTCCGCCATTACCTGGAGGTACAGGGCAAGGTGGAGTTTAACGAGGATGTGCTGGTAAGCCCCAAAGTGCCGGGTGTGCTGACGAGCATGCGCGTAGAGCGCGGCGACCGTGTTTCGAAGGGGCAGACCATGGCCACCATAGATGCGCAGGTGCTGGAGCAGAACATAGCGGAGGTACGCACCCGCCTCGACCTGGCCCGCATCGCCTACGAAAAGCAGCAGAACCTATGGGACCAGAAGATCGGCACGGAAATGCAGTACCTCACGGCAAAGAACAACAAAGAGGCACTGGAGCGCAGCCTGGCCGGCCTGCAACGGCAGCGGGACCAGTATAACATTAAAGCGCCGATCAGCGGCGTGGTAGACGAAGTAGTGCCGAATGCCGGAGAGGCGGTGGCGCCAGGCATGGGGGTTATCCGTGTGGTAAACCTGCAGGGCGGCAAAATTGTGGCCGAGGTGTCGGAAGCCTACCAGGCCAAAATCAACAAAGGCGACCAGGCGGTGGTCTTCTTCCCTGACCTGAACAAGGAGATAGAAACGACGGTGGATGTGGTGAGCAACTCCATTGACCCGACCAGCCGCACCTTTACCGTGGAACTGCGCCCGAAAGACTCCAGGGAAATCACGCTGCGCCCTAACATGGTGGCCGTGGTACGCATCCAGGACTACAAAAACGAAGGCACCATTGTACTGCCGGTAAACCTGGTGCAGAAAGATGAGAAGACGGAGTATGTGTACGTAGCCCGGAAAGTCGGCAACCAGTACGTAGCTACGCGCAAGGAGGTAGAGACAGGCGTGAGCTACGGCGGAAACGTGGAGGTGCTGAGCGGGCTGTCGGCCAGCGACAAAGTGATTACGGCGGGCTACCAGAGTGTAAACGAGGGGCAGCCAGTGGTATTTGCCGAGACGAGCCTGACCCAGCAGTAG
- a CDS encoding efflux RND transporter permease subunit — MKQFKPTSWSIDNKTSIYIITIIITLAGIFSYINLQKENFPDIVIPTVFVSTIYPGTSPSDMENLVTRPIEKEIKAINGVKEVTSNSVQDFSMITVEFETDVEVAEAKQQVKDAVDKARTDLPTDLDQEPNVQEVNFSEIPIMYVNVAGNYSLDQLKDYAEELQDRFEAFPEITRVDMVGALDKEVQVNVDLYKMQAAQVTFTDIANAIARENVTVSGGNITVGEAKRSVRVVGQYADPEKIGDIVLNSVAGANIKLRDIAEVKEGFEEQESYARLGNQPVITLNVIKRSGENLIEASDQIRETIEEMQGATLPSDLNITITGDQSKQTRHTLNDLINTIIIGFVLVTLILMFFMGTTNAIFVGLSVPISMFLAFILMPTFGFSLNMIVLFSFLLALGIVVDDAIVVIENTHRIYHTTSMSVVQSAKAAAGEVFVPVLAGTLTTVAPFLPLAFWPGVVGKFMFFLPITLIVTLVSSLLVAFIINPVFAVSFMQKHGEQEASPRSRKVFWILLGIGFAVAVVGYIAGWYGTANLVMLAILLVLLNKYVLAGLIDKFQNRMLPRFMAGYEALLRWMLVGRRPIAVFVGIVGLLIFSVALTAIWPPKVEFFPSGQPNFVYTYINMPIGTDQAVTDSVTKVVERRIYSVIGQDNPDVESVISNVAIGAGDENDRSQTAQSHKGKVTVAFVEYKDRKGEKSTSEYLTDIRGAVRGIPGADITVDKEQSGPPVGKPISVEVAGEDFKGLIALSKQVEQYIDQQGIEGIEELRSDLEDSKPEIVLNIDRERANREGISTGQIGQEVRTAIFGREASKFKLDEEEYPIQVRYAEPYRDNIDALLDMRITYRDMNSGLVRQIPLSSVATIDYSTTYGGIKRKNLKRVVTLESNVLDGYNANEVVQQIEEALQNFDTPEGYEIGMGGQQEEQEETANFLLVALVAAFCIIFLILVTQFNSISKPFIILSEVLFSIIGVLLGFTIFGMDMSVVMTGVGVVALAGIVVKNGILIVEFTDILLGEGKELREAIVEAGKTRLNPVLLTATATILGLIPLAIGLNLNFYTLFTEFEAGFFLGGDSVAFWGPLAWTIIFGLGFATIVTLLVVPVMYLLNEKLKDKLVGKKKRGEMRLQEQRVNGKVREYTL, encoded by the coding sequence ATGAAACAGTTCAAGCCAACCAGTTGGTCGATCGATAATAAGACCAGTATCTACATCATCACCATAATTATCACGCTGGCAGGTATCTTCTCCTATATCAACCTACAAAAAGAGAACTTCCCGGACATTGTGATACCGACGGTGTTTGTGAGCACCATTTACCCCGGCACCTCCCCCTCCGACATGGAAAACCTGGTGACGCGGCCTATCGAGAAGGAGATAAAGGCCATCAACGGGGTAAAAGAGGTCACCTCCAACTCCGTGCAGGACTTCTCCATGATTACGGTCGAGTTTGAGACCGATGTGGAGGTGGCCGAGGCCAAGCAGCAGGTGAAAGACGCCGTGGACAAGGCCCGTACAGACCTGCCAACCGACCTGGACCAGGAGCCGAACGTGCAGGAGGTGAACTTCTCCGAAATCCCGATCATGTACGTGAACGTGGCAGGCAACTACAGCCTGGACCAGCTAAAGGACTACGCCGAAGAACTGCAGGACCGCTTTGAGGCCTTCCCCGAAATTACCCGCGTAGACATGGTGGGGGCGCTGGATAAAGAGGTGCAGGTAAACGTGGACCTCTACAAAATGCAGGCTGCCCAGGTAACGTTCACAGATATCGCCAATGCTATTGCGCGTGAGAACGTAACGGTGTCGGGCGGCAACATAACCGTGGGCGAGGCCAAGCGCTCGGTGCGCGTGGTGGGCCAGTACGCCGACCCTGAAAAGATCGGCGACATTGTGCTGAATTCCGTGGCAGGCGCCAACATAAAGCTGCGCGACATTGCCGAGGTAAAAGAAGGCTTTGAGGAGCAGGAGAGCTATGCGCGCCTGGGCAACCAGCCGGTTATTACCCTCAACGTCATCAAGCGAAGCGGCGAGAACCTGATCGAGGCCTCTGACCAGATCCGCGAAACGATTGAGGAGATGCAGGGGGCCACGCTGCCAAGCGACCTGAACATCACCATCACCGGCGACCAGTCGAAACAGACGCGCCACACCCTCAACGACCTGATCAACACGATCATCATCGGGTTTGTGCTGGTTACCCTGATCCTGATGTTCTTCATGGGCACCACCAACGCTATTTTCGTAGGCCTGTCGGTGCCCATCTCCATGTTCCTGGCCTTCATCCTGATGCCAACCTTTGGCTTCTCCCTGAACATGATCGTGCTCTTCTCCTTCCTGCTTGCCCTCGGGATAGTGGTAGACGACGCCATTGTGGTGATCGAGAACACGCACCGCATTTACCACACCACCAGCATGAGCGTGGTGCAATCGGCGAAAGCGGCGGCTGGCGAGGTTTTCGTGCCCGTGCTGGCCGGTACGCTTACCACCGTAGCACCTTTCCTGCCGCTGGCTTTCTGGCCGGGCGTGGTGGGCAAGTTTATGTTCTTTTTGCCTATCACGCTGATCGTAACCCTGGTTTCGTCGCTGCTCGTGGCCTTTATTATCAACCCGGTGTTTGCCGTCTCTTTTATGCAGAAGCACGGAGAGCAGGAGGCGTCGCCCCGCTCCCGCAAGGTTTTCTGGATACTGCTGGGCATTGGCTTTGCGGTGGCGGTGGTGGGCTACATCGCTGGCTGGTACGGTACGGCTAACCTGGTCATGCTTGCTATCTTGCTGGTGCTGCTCAACAAGTACGTTCTGGCGGGCCTGATCGATAAGTTCCAGAACCGGATGCTGCCGCGCTTTATGGCCGGCTACGAAGCCCTGCTGCGCTGGATGCTGGTGGGCAGGCGGCCAATCGCCGTATTTGTGGGCATTGTCGGCCTGCTGATCTTCTCTGTTGCCCTTACCGCCATCTGGCCGCCGAAGGTGGAGTTCTTCCCCAGCGGGCAGCCAAATTTTGTGTACACCTACATCAACATGCCCATCGGTACTGACCAGGCCGTTACAGACTCAGTGACCAAGGTGGTGGAGCGGCGCATCTACAGTGTTATTGGGCAGGATAACCCGGATGTGGAGTCTGTGATCTCTAACGTGGCCATCGGGGCCGGAGACGAAAACGACCGCTCCCAGACAGCACAATCTCACAAAGGGAAGGTTACCGTTGCCTTTGTTGAGTATAAAGACCGAAAAGGAGAGAAATCGACGAGCGAATACCTCACGGACATACGCGGGGCGGTGAGGGGAATTCCCGGCGCAGACATCACAGTGGACAAGGAGCAAAGCGGCCCTCCGGTTGGCAAGCCCATCTCGGTGGAGGTGGCCGGCGAGGACTTTAAGGGCCTGATAGCCCTGTCCAAGCAAGTGGAGCAGTACATAGACCAGCAGGGGATTGAAGGGATAGAGGAACTGCGCTCCGACCTGGAGGACAGCAAGCCCGAGATCGTGCTCAACATTGACCGCGAGCGCGCTAACCGCGAGGGAATCAGCACGGGCCAGATTGGCCAGGAGGTACGCACGGCGATCTTCGGCAGGGAAGCCTCTAAGTTTAAGCTGGATGAGGAGGAGTACCCGATTCAGGTGCGCTACGCCGAGCCGTACCGCGATAACATCGACGCGCTGCTGGACATGCGCATCACCTACCGTGACATGAACTCGGGCCTGGTTCGCCAGATTCCGCTCTCCTCGGTGGCCACGATCGATTACTCGACCACCTACGGGGGCATCAAGCGCAAGAACCTAAAGCGCGTGGTAACGCTGGAGTCGAACGTGCTGGACGGCTACAACGCCAACGAGGTGGTGCAGCAGATAGAGGAGGCGCTGCAGAACTTTGACACGCCGGAAGGCTATGAAATCGGTATGGGAGGCCAGCAGGAAGAGCAGGAGGAAACGGCCAACTTCCTGCTGGTGGCGCTGGTGGCGGCATTCTGCATCATCTTTTTGATTCTGGTGACGCAGTTTAACTCCATCTCCAAGCCGTTCATCATTCTTTCGGAGGTGCTGTTCTCCATTATTGGCGTACTTTTGGGCTTCACAATCTTCGGCATGGATATGTCTGTTGTGATGACGGGTGTGGGGGTTGTGGCGCTGGCCGGTATCGTGGTAAAGAACGGCATCCTGATTGTGGAGTTTACGGACATCCTTTTAGGGGAAGGCAAGGAGCTGCGGGAGGCAATTGTGGAGGCCGGCAAGACGCGCCTGAACCCCGTGTTGCTGACGGCCACGGCCACCATTTTGGGCCTGATTCCGCTGGCGATCGGCCTAAACCTTAACTTCTATACTTTGTTTACGGAGTTTGAGGCGGGTTTCTTCCTGGGCGGCGACAGCGTGGCCTTCTGGGGGCCTCTGGCCTGGACTATTATTTTTGGTTTGGGCTTTGCTACAATTGTAACGCTTTTGGTTGTGCCGGTGATGTACCTGCTTAACGAAAAGCTGAAAGATAAATTAGTCGGAAAGAAAAAGCGCGGAGAAATGAGACTGCAGGAGCAGCGCGTGAATGGTAAAGTTAGAGAATACACACTTTAA
- a CDS encoding acyl carrier protein: MLITTDNAIEREVIRIISKTKEIKPDRLQTSKRLFQDFGFDTVDLVDIILELERNFQITIPDEVPIDTVGDFVDFVATHTIRKAS; the protein is encoded by the coding sequence ATGCTTATTACAACAGACAATGCTATTGAGCGCGAGGTTATCCGCATCATTAGCAAGACCAAGGAGATAAAGCCAGACCGCCTGCAGACCAGCAAGCGCCTGTTCCAGGACTTTGGCTTCGACACCGTGGACCTGGTGGATATCATTCTGGAGCTGGAGAGAAACTTCCAGATCACGATTCCGGATGAGGTGCCCATCGACACCGTTGGCGACTTCGTAGACTTTGTGGCGACCCACACGATCAGGAAAGCCAGCTAG
- a CDS encoding M48 family metallopeptidase: protein MSSSFLRLTSVNLHIDGIGKVLFERSDKAKRLSISVRPLKGVRVAVPPHISFEKAEQLIYTKASWIREHQARMQQQEQQVTVYDHNSEFKTKHHTLRLLTHARYDMRCVIQEGHINVFYPAFKEVNDPDVQKFIRKSIEEAYRKEAKQYLPQRVQYFAEKFGFEYQGVFIKNAKSRWGSCSHTNNINLNLHLMRLPDALCDYVILHELAHTVEKNHGPHFWALLDSVCGNAKGLDKKLKAYRISIF, encoded by the coding sequence GTGTCTTCATCATTCTTACGTCTTACGTCCGTCAACCTTCACATCGATGGAATCGGTAAAGTGCTGTTTGAGCGAAGCGACAAAGCCAAGCGCCTGAGTATCAGTGTGCGCCCCTTAAAGGGTGTACGGGTGGCAGTGCCGCCGCACATTAGCTTTGAGAAAGCCGAGCAGCTTATTTACACCAAAGCCAGCTGGATCAGAGAGCACCAGGCGCGCATGCAGCAGCAGGAGCAGCAGGTAACCGTTTACGACCACAACAGTGAGTTTAAAACGAAGCACCACACCCTGCGCCTGCTAACCCACGCCCGCTATGACATGCGCTGTGTAATTCAGGAAGGCCACATTAACGTGTTCTACCCCGCCTTTAAAGAGGTGAATGACCCGGATGTGCAGAAGTTTATCCGCAAGTCTATTGAGGAGGCTTACCGCAAAGAGGCCAAGCAGTACCTGCCGCAGCGGGTGCAGTACTTTGCCGAAAAGTTCGGGTTTGAGTACCAGGGCGTCTTTATTAAGAACGCCAAAAGCCGGTGGGGCAGCTGCTCCCACACCAACAACATTAACCTGAACCTGCACCTGATGCGCCTGCCCGATGCCCTCTGCGACTATGTGATCCTGCATGAGCTGGCGCACACAGTGGAAAAGAACCACGGGCCGCACTTCTGGGCACTGCTCGACAGTGTCTGCGGAAACGCAAAAGGCCTGGATAAAAAACTGAAGGCGTACAGAATCTCCATTTTTTAA